One Intestinimonas butyriciproducens genomic window, CCCTGGCCGGCGCGGAGGCGGTATCGGAGAGATTCACCGATCCGGCGGAGGCGGAGCAGGCGGCGGCTATGTGCAAGGGCGCGGCCGTCATCTGTACTTCCGTCACGAAGGAGCAGAAGAAGGAACAGCCTCCGAAGCTCTATGACCTCACCACCTTGCAGCGTGAGGCAAACCGGCTGCTTGGCTACACGGCGAAGCAGACCCTTGACTACGCTCAGAGCCTCTACGAAAAAAAGCTGCTGACCTATCCCCGCACGGACAGCCGGCATCTGACCTCCGATATGGCGGAAACGGCCTCCTGTGTGATCCACCTGGCGGCGAAGCTGCCGCCCTTTGATGGCTGCACAAACTTCTTCCCTCTGGTGGAGGCCATGATCTCCGATAAAGATGTATCCGACCACCACGCCATTATCCCCACGATGGAGATTGAAAAAGCGGATATCCCCGCCCTGCCCCTGGGCGAGCGTGAGCTGCTTCTTCTGGTCTGCTGCCGTCTGCTGTGCGCGTCGGCGGAGCCCTATGTGTATGAGGCGGTCACGGCTGCCTTTGATTGCGGCGGCCATTCCTTCACCGCAAAGGGCAGGCGCGTCATCTCCGAAGGCTGGCGGGAGATCGACCGCATTTTCCGCGCCTTCTTGAAGGAAAAGCCTGCGGATGGGGACGGCGGCACGCTGCCGGACTTCACCGAAGGGCAGACCTTTGACGGCGCGGAGGTTTCCGTCACCGAGCATTTCACCCAGCCGCCGAAGCCCTATACCGAAGATACCCTCCTGTCCGCTATGGAGAATGCGGGCAAGGACGATATCCCCGACGAAGCAGAGCGAAAAGGGCTTGGTACGCCCGCCACCCGCGCCGCCATCATCGAAAAGCTGGTGTCAGCCGGATTTGTGGAGCGCAAGGGCAAGAGCCTGATCCCCACGAAAACCGGTATCAACCTTGTCACGGTCCTGCCGGAGCCGCTGACCTCTCCCATGCTGACGGCGGAATGGGAACAGAAATTGACGGAGATCGCAAGGGGCGGCGCTGACCCGGATACCTTCATGGACGGTATCCGCACGATGGTCCGGGAGATCGTTTCTACCTATTCCTGTATTTCCGAGGACGGCAAAAAGCTGTTTGCCCCGGAGAAGGAAGTGATCGGCACCTGCCCCCGCTGCGGTCAGCCGGTCTATGAGGGGAAGAAAAACTTTGCCTGTTCGGATCGGTCCTGCGGCTTCGTCCTCTGGAAAAATGACCGCTTCTGGACGAGCCGCAGGAAGGAGCTGACAAAGAAGATGGCGGCAGACCTTCTGAAAAAGGGCCGTACCAATGTCAAGGGGATGTGGTCTGAGAAGAAACAGACCGCCTACGACGCCGCTGTGATCCTGAATGACACTGGCGGCAGGTACATCGATTTCA contains:
- a CDS encoding type IA DNA topoisomerase, whose amino-acid sequence is MSKLIIAEKPSVAKSIASALGASSRADGFYEGSGLIVSWCVGHLVSPLDAGGYDERFKKWRYEDLPILPEPFRYAPIPGKEAALDNVKRLMAREDVTEIVNACDAGREGELIFRLVYELAGCLKPVLRLWISSMEDSAIREGFSELRPGADYEALYQSALCRQRADWLVGINATRLFSVLYHRTLNVGRVQTPTLSLLAARDAKIALFQKEKYHHVRLTLAGAEAVSERFTDPAEAEQAAAMCKGAAVICTSVTKEQKKEQPPKLYDLTTLQREANRLLGYTAKQTLDYAQSLYEKKLLTYPRTDSRHLTSDMAETASCVIHLAAKLPPFDGCTNFFPLVEAMISDKDVSDHHAIIPTMEIEKADIPALPLGERELLLLVCCRLLCASAEPYVYEAVTAAFDCGGHSFTAKGRRVISEGWREIDRIFRAFLKEKPADGDGGTLPDFTEGQTFDGAEVSVTEHFTQPPKPYTEDTLLSAMENAGKDDIPDEAERKGLGTPATRAAIIEKLVSAGFVERKGKSLIPTKTGINLVTVLPEPLTSPMLTAEWEQKLTEIARGGADPDTFMDGIRTMVREIVSTYSCISEDGKKLFAPEKEVIGTCPRCGQPVYEGKKNFACSDRSCGFVLWKNDRFWTSRRKELTKKMAADLLKKGRTNVKGMWSEKKQTAYDAAVILNDTGGRYIDFKLEFPKNKRS